The Oryza glaberrima chromosome 9, OglaRS2, whole genome shotgun sequence genome includes a window with the following:
- the LOC127784463 gene encoding ubiquitin-conjugating enzyme E2 variant 1C, with translation MTLGSSGAGSSVVVPRNFRLLEELERGEKGIGDGTVSYGMDDADDIYMRSWTGTIIGPHNSVHEGRIYQLKLFCDKDYPEKPPSVRFHSRINMSCVNHETGAVDSRKFGVLANWQREYTMETILTQLKKEMATPQNRKLVQPPEGTFF, from the exons ATGACGCTGGGGAGCTCCGGCGCCGGATCGAGCGTCGTCG TTCCGCGAAACTTCAGGTTGCTAGAAGAGCTTGAACGTGGTGAAAAGGGCATTGGAGATGGAACCGTGAGCTATGGAATGGATGATGCAGATGACATCTACATGCGGTCTTGGACTGGCACCATCATTGGTCCACATAAT AGTGTCCATGAAGGTCGCATCTACCAGCTGAAGCTGTTCTGTGACAAGGACTACCCAGAGAAGCCACCATCTGTCCGGTTTCATTCAAGAATCAATATGTCGTGTGTTAATCATGAGACTGGAGCG GTTGACTCGAGGAAGTTTGGTGTTCTAGCAAACTGGCAGCGCGAGTACACCATGGAGACTATCCTTACCCAGCTCAAGAAGGAGATGGCAACCCCGCAGAATCGCAAGTTGGTGCAACCTCCAGAAGGGACGTTCTTCTAG
- the LOC127785058 gene encoding sugar transport protein MST6-like, translating to MPGGGAMVAASGAGRPEYPGGLTMFVSMACLVAATGGLIFGYDIGVSGGVTSMDPFLSRFFPSVYRAQSAAAAAAGGNQYCRFDSQLLTMFTSSLYLAALASSLGAATVTRVAGRKWSMFAGGLVFLAGCALNGAAANVAMLIVGRVLLGVGIGFANQSVPVYLSEMAPARMRGMLNNGFQMMITTGVLAANLINYGTARIAGGWGWRLSLALAAVPAAVMTAGALFLPETPNSLLERGRRGEARRMLQRVRGEGVDVEDEYNDLVAAGEASHAVASPWRDILRRRNRPPLVMAVAIPLFQQLTGINVIMFYAPVLFRTLGFGGGASLMSAVITGGVNMAATLVSVLAVDRVGRRALFLEGGAQMVASQAAVGALIGARLGWSGTAAIPAGYAAAVVAAMCVYVAAFAWSWGPLAWLVPSEVMPLEVRPAGQSITVAVNMAMTFAVAQAFLPLLCRLRFVLFVFFAGWVAAMTAFVALFVPETKGVPIEDMAAVWSDHWYWKRFVDGDGDGARRRGDIEMGHK from the coding sequence atgccgggcggcggcgcgatggtggcggcgagcggcgccggccggcctgaGTACCCGGGCGGGCTCACCATGTTCGTGTCCATGGCGTGCCTCgtggcggccaccggcggcctCATCTTCGGCTACGACATCGGCGTCTCCGGCGGCGTCACCTCCATGGACCCGTTCCTCAGCAGGTTCTTCCCGTCGGTGTACCGCGcgcagtcggcggcggctgcggcggccggcgggaacCAGTACTGCAGGTTCGACAGCCAGCTGCTGACCATGTTCACCTCGTCGCTCtacctcgccgcgctcgcctcgtcGCTCGGCGCCGCCACGGTGACGCGCGTGGCGGGGCGCAAGTGGTCCATGTTCGCCGGCGGGCTAGTGTTCCTCGCCGGGTGCGCGCtcaacggcgcggcggcgaacgTGGCGATGCTCATCGTCGGCCGCGTCCTGCTCGGCGTCGGCATCGGGTTCGCCAACCAGAGCGTGCCGGTGTACCTGTCggagatggcgccggcgaggatgcGCGGGATGCTCAACAACGGGTTCCAGATGATGATCACCACCGGCGTGCTCGCCGCCAACCTCATCAACTACGGCACCGCCAGGATCGCCGGCGGGTGGGGGTGGCGCCTCAGCCTGGCGCTCGCGGCGGTCCCGGCCGCCGTCATGACCGCCGGCGCGCTGTTCCTCCCGGAGACGCCCAACTCCCTCCTGGagcgcgggaggcgcggcgagGCCAGGCGGATGCTCCAGCGCGTGCGCGGCGAGGGCGTGGACGTGGAGGACGAGTACAACGacctggtcgccgccggcgaggcgtccCACGCCGTGGCGAGCCCGTGGCGCGACATCCTGCGCCGCCGCAACCGGCCGCCGCtggtgatggcggtggcgaTCCCGCTGTTCCAGCAGCTGACCGGCATCAACGTGATCATGTTCTACGCGCCGGTGCTGTTCAGGACGCTggggttcggcggcggcgcgtcgctgATGTCGGCGGTGATCACCGGCGGCGTGAACATGGCGGCGACGCTGGTGTCCGTGCTCGCCGTGGACCGGGTGGGGCGGCGGGCGCTGTTCCTGGAGGGCGGCGCGCAGATGGTAGCGAGccaggcggcggtgggggcgctGATCGGGGCGAGGCTGGGGTggtcggggacggcggcgatccCGGCGGGGTACGCGGCGGCTGTGGTGGCGGCCATGTGCGTGTACGTGGCGGCGTTCGCGTGGTCATGGGGGCCATTGGCGTGGCTGGTGCCGAGCGAGGTGATGCCGCTGGAGGTGAGGCCGGCGGGGCAGAGCATCACGGTGGCGGTGAACATGGCCATGACGTTCGCCGTCGCGCAGGCCTTCCTGCCGCTGCTCTGCCGCCTCAGGTTCGtgctcttcgtcttcttcgcCGGGTGGGTCGCCGCCATGACCGCCTTCGTCGCGCTCTTCGTGCCGGAGACCAAGGGCGTCCCCATCGAGGACATGGCCGCCGTCTGGAGCGACCACTGGTACTGGAAGCGcttcgtcgacggcgacggcgacggcgcacgaCGCCGGGGAGACATTGAGATGGGACACAAGTAG